One Oceanispirochaeta sp. M1 genomic window carries:
- a CDS encoding HIT domain-containing protein, translating to MEEETIFDKIIAGELPSDKVYEDEHVLAFRDINPQAPVHVLVVPKVKVKDFTALQDSDACKTGLFFKAVSKVATILELDKNGYRIVLNCGEDGQQTVEYLHAHILGDRKMSWPPG from the coding sequence ATGGAAGAAGAAACAATTTTTGACAAAATAATTGCCGGAGAACTACCCTCTGACAAGGTTTATGAGGATGAACATGTTCTGGCATTCCGGGACATCAATCCTCAGGCACCGGTTCATGTACTGGTTGTTCCTAAGGTAAAAGTGAAAGATTTTACTGCTCTACAGGACAGCGATGCCTGCAAAACAGGTCTTTTTTTCAAGGCAGTATCTAAAGTAGCTACTATTCTGGAGCTTGATAAGAATGGATACCGTATTGTTCTGAACTGTGGTGAAGATGGTCAGCAGACCGTTGAGTATCTTCATGCCCATATATTGGGCGACAGAAAAATGAGCTGGCCTCCGGGCTGA